One Rosa chinensis cultivar Old Blush chromosome 3, RchiOBHm-V2, whole genome shotgun sequence DNA window includes the following coding sequences:
- the LOC112193747 gene encoding uncharacterized protein LOC112193747, with translation MNGGLSKLGTALTLVFAVFLLVGLVGQIFYILWRRRKLHNRSLPYETDSVLPVDSASSHCSGLFSFFLCWKNQSRIEPQEARHNVPPTNRNELQELEDIIKWQALYGSSRLLFTIEEGEREGLDSETTYSSCAEKEVVKTTTKVYLEECYGEPDVAVTIVNIEMDEAFTTPLETPCASPPYYTPSPSPTRE, from the coding sequence ATGAATGGCGGTCTCAGCAAGCTTGGGACTGCACTCACTCTAGTGTTTGCAGTCTTTCTTCTTGTAGGTCTTGTAGGCCAGATCTTCTACATCCTCTGGCGCCGGAGGAAGCTCCATAACCGGAGCCTCCCATACGAGACCGATTCAGTTCTCCCAGTGGACTCGGCCTCATCACACTGTAGCGGGCTTTTCAGTTTCTTCCTGTGCTGGAAAAACCAATCTCGCATCGAACCTCAAGAAGCTCGTCACAACGTCCCACCTACAAATCGAAACGAATTACAGGAGCTGGAGGACATCATCAAGTGGCAGGCACTGTACGGATCGTCGAGGCTTTTGTTCACTAtagaggagggagagagagagggcttggaCTCCGAGACGACGTATTCTTCATGTGCAGAGAAAGAGGTAGTGAAGACGACGACAAAGGTGTACTTGGAAGAGTGTTATGGGGAACCAGATGTGGCGGTGACTATTGTGAATATAGAGATGGACGAGGCGTTTACGACGCCGTTGGAGACTCCTTGTGCTTCGCCGCCGTACTATACGCCGTCGCCTTCTCCTACTCGTGAATGA